In Pseudophryne corroboree isolate aPseCor3 chromosome 7, aPseCor3.hap2, whole genome shotgun sequence, a single window of DNA contains:
- the DES gene encoding desmin isoform X2: MSQSYSSSQRVSSYRRTFGGASPSYTRTSFGPKAGSASSLSSRVYQVSRSAAAPSLSSFRASRITPVRGSYSTDVLDFSLADAMNQEFLQTRTNEKVELQELNDRFANYIEKVRYLEQQNGILVAEVNRIKGKEPTRISELYEEEMRELRHQVDIITNQRSRVEVERDNLADDLQKLKQRLQEEIQLKEDAENNLSAFRADVDSATLARIDLERRIESLQEEIAFLKKIHEEEIRDLQSQLQEQQVQVELDVSKPDLTAALRDIRAQYENIAAKNVSEAEEWYKSKVSDLNQAAQKNTESLRQSKQELMEYRHQIQSYTCEVDALKGTNDSLIRQMRDMEERYNGEAVGYQDSIGRLEEEIRNLKDEMARHLREYQDLLNVKMALDVEIATYRKLLEGEESRITLPIQTYSAVSFRETSPEQRSEVHTKKTVMIKTIETRDGEN; encoded by the exons ATGAGCCAGTCATACTCATCCAGCCAACGTGTGTCTTCTTACCGCCGCACCTTCGGCGGTGCATCTCCATCATATACCAGAACCTCTTTTGGGCCTAAAGCAGGTTCTGCCAGCTCACTGAGCTCCAGAGTATACCAGGTTTCCCGTTCCGCAGCAGCCCCAAGTCTCTCCAGTTTCAGGGCATCACGGATCACCCCAGTAAGAGGAAGCTACTCTACAGATGTTCTCGACTTTAGCCTTGCAGATGCAATGAACCAGGAATTCCTGCAGACAAGAACCAATGAGAAGGTTGAGCTACAGGAGCTGAATGACAGATTTGCCAATTACATTGAGAAAGTACGCTACCTGGAGCAGCAGAATGGCATCCTGGTCGCTGAAGTCAACCGAATCAAAGGCAAGGAGCCAACAAGAATCAGTGAGCTGTATGAGgaagagatgagggagctgaggcacCAAGTGGACATCATTACTAATCAAAGGTCCAGGGTGGAGGTGGAAAGAGATAACCTGGCAGATGACCTTCAGAAATTGAAGCAGAG GTTGCAGGAGGAGATCCAGCTTAAAGAGGATGCTGAGAATAATCTGTCAGCCTTCAGAGCG GATGTCGATTCTGCAACCCTGGCTCGGATTGACCTGGAGAGGCGTATTGAGTCCCTGCAGGAGGAGATTGCATTCCTGAAAAAGATTCACGAGGAG GAAATTCGGGATCTCCAGTCACAGCTACAAGAGCAACAGGTCCAGGTAGAATTGGACGTTTCCAAACCAGACTTAACTGCAGCCCTCAGAGACATCCGTGCTCAATATGAGAACATTGCTGCCAAGAACGTATCAGAAGCTGAGGAATGGTACAAGTCCAAG GTGTCTGACCTCAACCAGGCTGCACAGAAAAACACGGAGTCTCTGCGCCAGAGCAAGCAGGAGCTGATGGAATACCGCCACCAAATTCAATCCTACACCTGCGAGGTTGATGCTCTCAAGGGAACA AATGATTCCCTGATACGCCAGATGCGGGACATGGAGGAAAGGTACAATGGAGAGGCAGTTGGCTACCAGGATTCCATTGGCCGGCTAGAGGAGGAAATCCGTAACCTGAAGGATGAGATGGCGAGACATCTTCGCGAGTATCAGGACCTGCTGAATGTCAAGATGGCATTGGATGTTGAGATTGCCACTTACCGTAAACTGCTGGAAGGAGAGGAGAGCAG GATCACACTTCCCATCCAGACATATTCTGCAGTGAGCTTCAGAG AGACCAGCCCAGAGCAGAGATCTGAAGTGCACACCAAGAAAACAGTCATGATCAAAACTATTGAGACCCGAGACGGAGAG AACTGA
- the DES gene encoding desmin isoform X1, translating into MSQSYSSSQRVSSYRRTFGGASPSYTRTSFGPKAGSASSLSSRVYQVSRSAAAPSLSSFRASRITPVRGSYSTDVLDFSLADAMNQEFLQTRTNEKVELQELNDRFANYIEKVRYLEQQNGILVAEVNRIKGKEPTRISELYEEEMRELRHQVDIITNQRSRVEVERDNLADDLQKLKQRLQEEIQLKEDAENNLSAFRADVDSATLARIDLERRIESLQEEIAFLKKIHEEEIRDLQSQLQEQQVQVELDVSKPDLTAALRDIRAQYENIAAKNVSEAEEWYKSKVSDLNQAAQKNTESLRQSKQELMEYRHQIQSYTCEVDALKGTNDSLIRQMRDMEERYNGEAVGYQDSIGRLEEEIRNLKDEMARHLREYQDLLNVKMALDVEIATYRKLLEGEESRITLPIQTYSAVSFRETSPEQRSEVHTKKTVMIKTIETRDGEVVSEASQQHQEVL; encoded by the exons ATGAGCCAGTCATACTCATCCAGCCAACGTGTGTCTTCTTACCGCCGCACCTTCGGCGGTGCATCTCCATCATATACCAGAACCTCTTTTGGGCCTAAAGCAGGTTCTGCCAGCTCACTGAGCTCCAGAGTATACCAGGTTTCCCGTTCCGCAGCAGCCCCAAGTCTCTCCAGTTTCAGGGCATCACGGATCACCCCAGTAAGAGGAAGCTACTCTACAGATGTTCTCGACTTTAGCCTTGCAGATGCAATGAACCAGGAATTCCTGCAGACAAGAACCAATGAGAAGGTTGAGCTACAGGAGCTGAATGACAGATTTGCCAATTACATTGAGAAAGTACGCTACCTGGAGCAGCAGAATGGCATCCTGGTCGCTGAAGTCAACCGAATCAAAGGCAAGGAGCCAACAAGAATCAGTGAGCTGTATGAGgaagagatgagggagctgaggcacCAAGTGGACATCATTACTAATCAAAGGTCCAGGGTGGAGGTGGAAAGAGATAACCTGGCAGATGACCTTCAGAAATTGAAGCAGAG GTTGCAGGAGGAGATCCAGCTTAAAGAGGATGCTGAGAATAATCTGTCAGCCTTCAGAGCG GATGTCGATTCTGCAACCCTGGCTCGGATTGACCTGGAGAGGCGTATTGAGTCCCTGCAGGAGGAGATTGCATTCCTGAAAAAGATTCACGAGGAG GAAATTCGGGATCTCCAGTCACAGCTACAAGAGCAACAGGTCCAGGTAGAATTGGACGTTTCCAAACCAGACTTAACTGCAGCCCTCAGAGACATCCGTGCTCAATATGAGAACATTGCTGCCAAGAACGTATCAGAAGCTGAGGAATGGTACAAGTCCAAG GTGTCTGACCTCAACCAGGCTGCACAGAAAAACACGGAGTCTCTGCGCCAGAGCAAGCAGGAGCTGATGGAATACCGCCACCAAATTCAATCCTACACCTGCGAGGTTGATGCTCTCAAGGGAACA AATGATTCCCTGATACGCCAGATGCGGGACATGGAGGAAAGGTACAATGGAGAGGCAGTTGGCTACCAGGATTCCATTGGCCGGCTAGAGGAGGAAATCCGTAACCTGAAGGATGAGATGGCGAGACATCTTCGCGAGTATCAGGACCTGCTGAATGTCAAGATGGCATTGGATGTTGAGATTGCCACTTACCGTAAACTGCTGGAAGGAGAGGAGAGCAG GATCACACTTCCCATCCAGACATATTCTGCAGTGAGCTTCAGAG AGACCAGCCCAGAGCAGAGATCTGAAGTGCACACCAAGAAAACAGTCATGATCAAAACTATTGAGACCCGAGACGGAGAG GTCGTCAGTGAGGCTTCCCAGCAGCATCAAGAGGTCCTGTGA